One Mycolicibacterium parafortuitum DNA segment encodes these proteins:
- a CDS encoding galactan 5-O-arabinofuranosyltransferase: protein MRAALATLGQMLVATVVAALVATVSLVAISRVEWPAYNSSNQLHALTTVGQVCCLIGLLATGILWRRGRQLVARIGAVLFLAAFSVVTLAMPLGATRLYLFGISVDQQFRTEYLTRLADAPGLHDMTYIGLPPFYPAGWFWIGGRLAALTGTPAWEMFKPWSIASITIAIVLAFVLWARMIRFEYALVVATATAAAALAYSPAEPYAAIIAVLLPPVFVLAWSGLKGGERRPGWAAVLGTGIFLGVAGLFYTLLFAYAAFTIAIMAVLLAAARRRWDPLLRVAAIAVVSGLIMLLTWGPYLLAAARGTPAESGTAQHYLPKDGAELSFPMLQFTLLGALCMLGTVWLVVRARSSTRAGALTVAVLAVYAWSLLSMLTTLLGTTLLSFRLQPTLTILLAAAGAFGFIEVTRTVAARVRAENAPRVVAAATAIGTLGALTFAQDIPDVLRPDIVVAYTDTDGYGERADRRPPGAEQYYREVDARIQEITDRPRNETVVLTADYSFLSYYPYYGFQGLTSHYANPLAEFEQRARAIESWAMLTDADQFVDALDTMPWEPPAVFLMRRGANDTYTLRLAEDVYPNQPNVRRYHVALDDALFDDPRFDVSTVGPFVLAIRKPITI, encoded by the coding sequence ATGCGCGCAGCGCTGGCCACGCTCGGTCAGATGCTCGTCGCGACGGTCGTGGCCGCGCTCGTCGCGACGGTCAGCCTCGTCGCGATCTCGCGCGTCGAGTGGCCGGCCTACAACTCGTCGAATCAGCTGCACGCGCTGACCACCGTCGGGCAGGTTTGCTGCCTGATCGGCCTGCTCGCCACCGGAATCCTGTGGCGCCGGGGCCGCCAGCTCGTGGCCCGGATCGGGGCGGTGCTGTTCCTGGCCGCGTTCTCGGTCGTCACGCTCGCGATGCCGCTCGGCGCGACCCGGCTCTACCTGTTCGGCATCTCCGTCGACCAGCAGTTCCGCACCGAGTACCTGACCCGACTGGCCGATGCGCCGGGTCTGCACGACATGACCTACATCGGGCTGCCGCCGTTCTACCCGGCCGGGTGGTTCTGGATCGGCGGCCGGCTCGCCGCGCTGACCGGGACGCCCGCCTGGGAGATGTTCAAGCCCTGGTCGATCGCCTCGATCACCATCGCGATCGTGCTCGCGTTCGTGCTGTGGGCCCGGATGATCCGCTTCGAGTACGCGCTGGTGGTCGCCACCGCCACCGCGGCCGCCGCGCTGGCCTACTCCCCGGCCGAGCCGTACGCCGCGATCATCGCCGTCCTGCTGCCGCCGGTGTTCGTGCTGGCGTGGTCGGGTCTCAAGGGTGGCGAGCGCCGCCCCGGCTGGGCGGCCGTGCTCGGCACCGGCATCTTCCTTGGCGTCGCGGGCCTGTTCTACACGCTGCTGTTCGCCTACGCCGCGTTCACCATCGCGATCATGGCCGTGCTGCTGGCCGCCGCCCGCAGACGCTGGGATCCGCTGCTGCGCGTCGCCGCGATCGCAGTCGTTTCCGGCCTGATCATGCTGCTCACCTGGGGTCCGTACCTGCTCGCGGCCGCCCGGGGCACCCCCGCCGAGTCCGGCACCGCCCAGCACTACCTGCCCAAGGACGGCGCCGAGCTGTCCTTCCCGATGCTGCAGTTCACCCTGCTCGGCGCGCTGTGCATGCTCGGCACCGTGTGGCTGGTGGTACGCGCGCGCAGTTCGACGCGGGCCGGCGCGCTGACGGTCGCCGTCCTCGCGGTGTACGCGTGGTCGCTGCTGTCGATGCTGACGACACTGCTGGGCACCACGCTGCTGTCGTTCCGGCTGCAGCCCACGCTGACGATCCTGCTGGCCGCCGCGGGCGCATTCGGCTTCATCGAGGTGACCCGCACGGTCGCGGCCCGGGTGAGGGCCGAGAACGCGCCGCGGGTGGTCGCCGCGGCGACCGCCATCGGCACACTCGGCGCACTGACCTTCGCCCAGGACATCCCCGACGTGCTGCGCCCCGACATCGTCGTCGCCTACACCGACACCGACGGCTACGGCGAACGCGCCGACCGCCGCCCGCCCGGCGCCGAGCAGTACTACCGCGAGGTCGACGCCCGCATCCAGGAGATCACCGACCGCCCCCGCAACGAGACGGTGGTGCTGACCGCGGACTACAGCTTCCTGTCGTACTACCCGTACTACGGTTTCCAGGGCCTGACCTCGCATTACGCGAACCCGCTCGCGGAGTTCGAGCAGCGCGCCCGCGCGATCGAGAGCTGGGCGATGCTCACCGACGCCGACCAGTTCGTCGACGCGCTCGACACGATGCCGTGGGAGCCGCCTGCGGTGTTCCTGATGCGCCGCGGCGCCAACGACACCTACACGCTGCGGCTGGCCGAGGACGTCTACCCGAACCAGCCGAACGTCCGGCGCTACCACGTCGCACTCGACGACGCGCTGTTCGACGACCCACGGTTCGACGTGTCCACCGTCGGGCCGTTCGTACTGGCCATCCGCAAGCCAATTACCATCTAG
- a CDS encoding decaprenylphospho-beta-D-erythro-pentofuranosid-2-ulose 2-reductase, protein MVFDATGNPQAILLLGGTSEIALAIAERYLRNAKARVILADLPNHPRKDAALAQITAAGAKSVEWLDFDALDTENHPKVIDAAFADGDVDVAVVAFGLLGDAEELWQNQRKAVQIAGINYTAAVSVGVLLGEKMRAQGSGRIIAMSSAAGERVRRSNFVYGSTKAGLDGFYLGLGEALREYGVRVLVIRPGQVRTTTTIEHWKSTGAKEAPFTVDKEDVAELAVTASNKGKDLIWAPGAFRFVMMVLRHIPRPVFRKLPI, encoded by the coding sequence ATGGTCTTTGACGCCACCGGCAACCCCCAGGCGATCCTGCTTCTCGGCGGCACCTCGGAGATCGCTCTCGCGATCGCCGAGCGCTACCTGCGCAACGCGAAGGCCCGGGTGATCCTCGCCGATCTGCCCAACCACCCCCGCAAGGACGCCGCGCTCGCGCAGATCACCGCTGCCGGCGCCAAGTCCGTCGAGTGGCTGGACTTCGACGCGCTCGACACCGAGAACCACCCGAAGGTGATCGACGCCGCGTTCGCCGACGGTGACGTCGACGTCGCCGTCGTCGCGTTCGGCCTGCTCGGCGACGCCGAGGAGCTCTGGCAGAACCAGCGCAAGGCCGTGCAGATCGCCGGGATCAACTACACCGCAGCGGTTTCGGTCGGCGTGCTGCTCGGCGAGAAGATGCGCGCCCAGGGTTCAGGCCGCATCATCGCGATGAGCTCGGCCGCCGGTGAGCGGGTGCGCCGCTCCAACTTCGTCTACGGCTCCACCAAGGCCGGGCTGGACGGCTTCTACCTCGGCCTCGGAGAGGCATTGCGCGAGTATGGCGTTCGCGTGCTGGTGATCCGTCCCGGCCAGGTCCGCACCACCACGACGATCGAGCACTGGAAGTCCACCGGGGCCAAAGAGGCGCCGTTCACCGTCGACAAAGAGGACGTCGCCGAACTGGCCGTCACCGCGTCGAACAAAGGCAAGGACCTGATCTGGGCGCCGGGAGCGTTCCGGTTCGTGATGATGGTGCTGCGCCACATCCCGCGGCCAGTCTTCCGCAAGCTGCCTATCTGA
- a CDS encoding FAD-binding oxidoreductase encodes MLSTEFPTTAQRLTGWGRTAPSVAQVLSTPDPEVIAKAVTQVAEAPKGSRRGVIARGLGRSYGDNAQNGGGLVVDMNALDRIHSMDADSCLVDVDAGVNLDQLMRAALPLGLWVPVLPGTRQVTVGGAIACDIHGKNHHSAGSFGNHVRSMDLLTADGRIRTVTPDGDDSALFWATVGGNGLTGIILRATIEMTPTETAYFIADGDVTRTLDETIAFHSDGTEDNYTYSSAWFDAISAPPKLGRAAISRGSLATLDQLPKKLQKNPLKFDAPQLLTFPDVFPNGLANKYTFGPIGELWYLKSGTYRGKVQNLTQFYHPLDMFGEWNRAYGSAGFSQYQFVVPTDAVDEFKAIIVDIQRSGFYSFLNVFKLFGPGNQAPLSFPMKGWNVCVDFPITAGLNEFLNGLDKRVLEFGGRLYTAKDSRTTAETFHAMYPRIDEWIALRRNVDPDGVFASDMARRLELL; translated from the coding sequence ATGTTGAGCACCGAGTTTCCGACCACCGCCCAGCGGCTGACCGGGTGGGGCCGCACCGCCCCGTCCGTCGCGCAGGTGCTGTCCACGCCGGATCCCGAGGTGATCGCCAAGGCCGTCACGCAGGTCGCCGAGGCCCCGAAGGGATCCCGCCGCGGGGTGATCGCGCGCGGCCTCGGCCGCTCCTACGGCGACAACGCCCAGAACGGTGGCGGTCTCGTCGTCGACATGAACGCGCTCGATCGCATCCACTCGATGGACGCCGACAGTTGCCTCGTCGACGTGGATGCCGGCGTCAACCTCGACCAGCTGATGCGCGCCGCACTCCCGCTGGGACTGTGGGTCCCTGTGCTGCCCGGTACCCGCCAGGTCACCGTCGGCGGCGCCATCGCCTGCGACATCCACGGCAAGAACCATCACAGCGCGGGGAGCTTCGGCAACCACGTCCGCTCGATGGACCTGCTCACCGCCGACGGCCGGATCCGCACCGTGACCCCCGACGGCGACGACAGCGCATTGTTCTGGGCGACCGTCGGCGGCAACGGACTCACCGGCATCATCCTGCGCGCCACCATCGAGATGACGCCCACCGAGACCGCCTATTTCATCGCCGACGGCGACGTCACCAGAACCCTCGACGAGACCATCGCGTTCCACAGCGACGGCACCGAGGACAACTACACCTACTCCAGCGCATGGTTCGACGCGATCAGCGCGCCACCGAAGCTCGGCCGCGCCGCGATCTCGCGAGGATCGCTGGCCACCCTCGACCAGCTCCCGAAGAAGCTGCAAAAGAATCCGCTGAAATTCGATGCGCCACAACTGCTGACGTTCCCCGACGTATTCCCCAACGGACTGGCCAACAAGTACACGTTCGGCCCGATCGGCGAGCTCTGGTACCTCAAATCGGGCACCTACCGCGGCAAGGTGCAGAACCTGACGCAGTTCTACCACCCGCTCGACATGTTCGGTGAGTGGAACCGCGCATACGGCTCCGCCGGATTCAGCCAATACCAGTTCGTGGTGCCCACCGACGCGGTCGACGAGTTCAAGGCGATCATCGTCGACATCCAACGCTCGGGGTTCTACTCGTTCCTCAACGTATTCAAATTGTTCGGCCCCGGAAATCAAGCGCCGCTGAGCTTTCCGATGAAGGGCTGGAACGTCTGCGTCGACTTCCCGATCACCGCCGGTCTGAACGAATTCCTCAACGGTCTCGACAAACGGGTGCTCGAGTTCGGCGGACGCCTCTATACCGCCAAGGACTCGCGCACCACCGCGGAAACCTTCCACGCCATGTATCCCCGGATCGACGAATGGATCGCGTTGCGCCGCAACGTCGATCCCGACGGGGTGTTCGCCTCCGACATGGCCCGACGACTGGAGCTCCTCTAG
- a CDS encoding GtrA family protein, whose protein sequence is MSPQLSLTTQIWRFLVTGGLSAIVDFGLYVLMLAAGLHVNIAKTLSFIAGTTTAYLINRRWTFQAPPSKARFIAVCVLYALTYAVQVGINYFFYMEFDEKPWRVPVAFVIAQGTATVINFIVQRAVIFRLR, encoded by the coding sequence ATGTCACCTCAGCTGAGCCTGACGACACAGATCTGGCGGTTTCTCGTGACCGGCGGACTGTCGGCGATCGTCGACTTCGGGTTGTACGTGCTGATGCTGGCCGCCGGCTTGCACGTCAACATCGCCAAGACACTCAGCTTCATCGCGGGCACCACCACCGCGTACCTGATCAACCGGCGCTGGACGTTCCAGGCGCCCCCGAGCAAAGCCCGCTTCATCGCGGTGTGCGTGCTGTACGCCCTGACCTACGCCGTACAGGTCGGCATCAACTACTTCTTCTACATGGAGTTCGACGAAAAGCCCTGGCGGGTGCCGGTCGCATTCGTGATCGCGCAGGGCACCGCGACCGTGATCAACTTCATCGTCCAGCGCGCGGTGATATTCCGGCTCCGCTGA
- a CDS encoding HNH endonuclease signature motif containing protein gives MFEVSVAEPESLAGLSDAELIDAARAASRAENAVCARKLAVMAELFGRRVDLAPEERLYWWVDPQAAVTAEIAAAYRITQSLALHQTYRAVVLRDRLPRVGALFLAGTIGEMLVRAIITRTDLITDPALIAAVDAELAEAVTGWGPLSVKATQAHIDEIVERHDPDAVRKSRDAEIGPALEFGAPTDAPGFTTIWSRVFDGDAAAGWRTLTAMAYSVCDADPRTLDQRRKDAWAALLHGITSLACRCGNTECEAAVNPRPVPEVIVYALTDHTTTNTEPAAAQGDQPRAEPRHDTVETGSDAPAEEATPVEVSRESEDRDPSADGRPGSDTAPTQPKPRRSAPVLLPGRSGYVFGSGFLPAPFFDTMLNSAKIREIIHPGAAGPEPRYTPSAALAEFVRCRDLTCRFPGCDKPATTADIDHTVPHPVGPTHASNLKALCRFHHLLKTFWTGPGGWKDRQHPDGTIVWTSPTGHTYTTHPGSRLLFPALCKPTGTLWTGDPPQMPMSDNREAMMPRRTRTRAQSRAAYITTERRRNAEIHPDYGDDPPPF, from the coding sequence ATGTTCGAAGTATCGGTGGCCGAGCCCGAGAGTCTTGCCGGGCTCTCGGATGCCGAGCTGATCGACGCCGCCCGGGCAGCGAGCCGGGCCGAGAATGCGGTGTGCGCGCGCAAGTTGGCGGTGATGGCCGAACTGTTCGGCCGCCGGGTCGACCTCGCCCCGGAGGAGCGGCTGTACTGGTGGGTGGACCCGCAGGCCGCGGTGACCGCCGAGATCGCCGCGGCGTATCGGATCACCCAAAGCTTGGCGCTGCACCAGACCTACCGCGCCGTCGTACTCCGGGACCGGCTGCCGCGGGTGGGGGCGTTGTTTTTGGCCGGGACGATCGGCGAGATGCTGGTGCGCGCGATCATCACCCGCACCGACCTGATCACCGACCCGGCCCTGATCGCCGCCGTCGATGCCGAACTCGCCGAGGCGGTCACCGGGTGGGGGCCGTTGTCGGTGAAAGCCACCCAAGCCCACATCGACGAGATCGTCGAACGCCACGACCCGGACGCGGTACGCAAATCCCGCGACGCCGAGATCGGGCCGGCCCTGGAATTCGGTGCCCCCACCGACGCGCCCGGGTTCACCACCATCTGGTCGCGGGTCTTCGACGGCGACGCCGCCGCCGGCTGGCGCACCCTGACCGCAATGGCCTACAGCGTCTGTGACGCCGACCCGCGCACCCTCGACCAGCGCCGCAAGGACGCCTGGGCCGCGCTGTTGCACGGCATCACCAGCCTGGCCTGTCGCTGCGGCAACACCGAGTGCGAGGCCGCCGTCAACCCCCGGCCCGTCCCCGAAGTCATCGTCTACGCCCTCACCGACCACACCACCACAAACACCGAACCCGCGGCGGCTCAAGGCGACCAGCCGCGCGCCGAACCGCGCCACGACACCGTCGAGACCGGGAGCGACGCGCCCGCCGAGGAGGCCACCCCGGTCGAGGTGTCACGGGAGAGCGAGGACCGCGACCCCTCGGCTGACGGCCGTCCCGGCAGCGACACCGCGCCCACCCAGCCCAAGCCGCGGCGCAGCGCCCCCGTCCTGCTCCCGGGCCGGTCGGGCTATGTCTTCGGGTCCGGGTTCCTGCCCGCCCCGTTCTTCGACACCATGCTCAACAGCGCCAAGATCCGCGAAATCATCCACCCCGGAGCGGCTGGGCCGGAGCCGCGCTACACCCCCTCAGCCGCCCTCGCCGAGTTCGTTCGCTGCCGCGACCTGACCTGTCGCTTCCCCGGCTGCGACAAACCCGCCACCACCGCCGACATCGACCACACCGTGCCACACCCGGTCGGGCCCACCCACGCCTCAAACCTGAAGGCACTATGCCGTTTTCACCACCTGCTGAAAACGTTCTGGACCGGGCCCGGCGGCTGGAAAGACCGCCAACACCCCGACGGCACCATCGTGTGGACCTCACCAACCGGACACACCTACACCACCCACCCCGGCAGCCGACTGCTGTTCCCGGCCCTGTGTAAACCGACCGGCACCCTCTGGACCGGCGACCCACCTCAAATGCCGATGAGCGACAACCGCGAGGCCATGATGCCGCGCCGGACACGCACGCGCGCACAGAGCCGCGCCGCTTACATCACCACCGAGCGCCGACGCAACGCCGAAATCCACCCGGACTACGGCGATGACCCGCCGCCGTTCTGA
- a CDS encoding nitroreductase/quinone reductase family protein, whose amino-acid sequence MGPLDVYRRALGQFGRTRTGMWFATRVAPKLDPPLLKLTGGRISSVYPLPVLLLTTTGAKSGLRRQLPLVYAVDGDSLILIASNYGRPGNPAWYHNLTANPRVEVLAGKRSGTYIASEITDPAERSAAWDKALDMYAGYSDYEVRSGNRTIPLIRLARAE is encoded by the coding sequence ATGGGTCCGCTGGATGTGTATCGCCGAGCACTCGGCCAATTCGGCCGCACGCGTACCGGTATGTGGTTCGCCACCCGCGTCGCACCGAAGCTCGATCCACCGCTACTGAAACTCACCGGAGGCAGGATCAGCAGCGTCTACCCGCTTCCCGTCCTGCTCTTGACGACGACGGGGGCGAAATCGGGTTTGCGCCGGCAGCTACCGCTGGTTTATGCGGTCGACGGTGACTCGCTGATCCTGATCGCGTCGAACTACGGGCGCCCCGGCAATCCGGCGTGGTACCACAACCTGACAGCGAACCCTCGCGTCGAGGTGCTGGCAGGCAAGCGCAGCGGAACGTATATCGCCAGTGAGATCACCGATCCCGCTGAACGTTCGGCGGCATGGGACAAAGCCCTCGACATGTACGCGGGCTACAGCGATTACGAGGTGCGGTCCGGAAACCGGACGATCCCGTTGATCCGCCTGGCGCGAGCGGAGTAA
- a CDS encoding PLP-dependent aminotransferase family protein: MTSWSNSGSRDLHLDLREALRPGARGAKDALIAALRDAVRSGRLAAGTRLPPSRTLAADLGLARNTVADAYAELVAEGWLASKQGAGTWVVDTAHVSAPVSPVPPRPHGARVAPVHNLMPGTPDVSEFPRTQWAASTRRALTAAPTEAFRMGDPRGRPELRSALAEYLARARGVRASPDSIVICAGVRHAVELLARTLGGPIAVEAYGLFIFRDVIAACGVDTVPIGIDDKGAVVAELDSSAATSALLTPAHHNPLGVPLDPARRMAAVEWADRTGGFVFDDDYDGEFRFDRQPVGALQALRPERVAYLGSTSKSLAQVLRLGWMALPDELVDPVVETAGGQQFYVDAITQLTLADFITGGHYDRHIRRMRGRYRCRRDALVSALSRFQVEVGGLDAGLNLLVTLPDGAEPEVMHRCGEAGITLVGLSIMRHPHAAPDVPHRDGLVIGFAAPAEHGFAAAVSALCDVLRASGL, translated from the coding sequence ATGACTTCATGGTCCAATTCTGGTTCGCGTGATCTGCACCTGGATCTGCGCGAGGCGTTGCGGCCGGGTGCCCGAGGCGCCAAGGACGCGTTGATCGCGGCGTTGCGCGACGCCGTCCGGTCCGGCCGGTTGGCGGCGGGCACCAGGCTGCCGCCATCGCGCACGCTGGCCGCGGACCTGGGCCTGGCCCGTAACACCGTCGCCGACGCCTATGCCGAGCTGGTGGCCGAAGGCTGGCTGGCCTCCAAGCAAGGTGCGGGAACGTGGGTAGTCGACACTGCCCACGTGTCCGCGCCGGTGAGCCCGGTTCCGCCGCGCCCGCACGGCGCCCGGGTCGCTCCGGTCCACAACCTGATGCCCGGCACGCCCGACGTCTCCGAGTTCCCGCGGACCCAGTGGGCGGCGTCGACCCGCCGGGCACTGACCGCGGCACCGACTGAGGCCTTCCGCATGGGAGATCCGCGGGGACGACCCGAATTGCGTTCTGCGCTGGCTGAATACCTCGCCCGCGCACGTGGGGTGCGCGCCTCCCCGGACTCCATCGTGATCTGCGCCGGCGTGCGCCATGCCGTCGAACTACTGGCGCGCACACTGGGTGGCCCGATCGCCGTGGAAGCGTACGGCCTGTTCATCTTCCGCGACGTGATCGCGGCGTGCGGGGTCGACACGGTGCCGATCGGCATCGACGACAAAGGCGCCGTCGTCGCCGAACTGGACTCCAGCGCTGCGACGTCGGCGCTCCTGACACCGGCGCACCACAACCCGCTGGGCGTGCCGCTGGACCCGGCGCGCCGGATGGCGGCGGTCGAATGGGCCGACCGCACCGGGGGTTTCGTATTCGACGACGACTACGACGGCGAGTTCCGCTTCGACCGCCAGCCGGTGGGAGCACTGCAGGCGCTGCGACCGGAACGCGTCGCGTATCTGGGTTCGACGAGCAAGAGCCTGGCCCAGGTGCTGCGGCTGGGCTGGATGGCGCTCCCGGACGAGCTGGTGGATCCTGTCGTGGAAACCGCTGGCGGGCAACAGTTCTACGTCGACGCGATCACCCAGCTGACGCTGGCCGACTTCATCACCGGCGGACACTACGACCGTCACATTCGCCGGATGCGCGGCCGCTATCGGTGCCGGCGCGACGCGCTCGTCTCCGCGCTGTCCCGGTTCCAGGTCGAGGTGGGCGGGTTGGATGCCGGGCTCAACCTGTTGGTGACGCTGCCCGACGGCGCCGAACCCGAGGTGATGCACCGGTGCGGAGAGGCCGGCATCACGCTGGTCGGCTTGTCGATCATGCGTCATCCGCACGCCGCACCCGACGTTCCGCACCGTGACGGGCTGGTCATCGGCTTCGCGGCGCCTGCCGAACATGGCTTCGCCGCGGCGGTTTCCGCGCTATGCGATGTGCTGCGCGCCAGCGGGTTGTAG
- a CDS encoding carboxymuconolactone decarboxylase family protein, producing MTLTLSTQSRLKIYKSSPELYDAMMALSTASSKDVDPKLGELIKIRASQINRCAFCLDMHTRDARKIGVSEQKLDVLAAWSEAGDLFDETERAALALTEAITVLGPHGVPDDVYEDAAAAFSDRELGQVIALAVTINAWNRINAAVHTAPPRR from the coding sequence ATGACCCTCACACTCAGCACCCAGTCCCGACTGAAGATCTACAAGTCCTCGCCAGAGCTGTACGACGCGATGATGGCGCTGTCCACGGCATCGTCGAAGGACGTGGACCCAAAACTGGGCGAGCTCATCAAAATCCGTGCGTCGCAGATCAACCGGTGCGCGTTCTGTCTCGACATGCACACCCGTGACGCCCGCAAGATCGGCGTCAGCGAGCAGAAGCTGGATGTCCTTGCCGCGTGGTCGGAAGCCGGCGACCTGTTCGACGAGACCGAACGTGCCGCCCTCGCGCTGACCGAGGCGATCACCGTCCTCGGCCCGCACGGCGTCCCCGACGACGTCTACGAGGACGCCGCGGCCGCGTTCTCCGACCGCGAACTCGGCCAGGTCATCGCGCTGGCCGTCACCATCAACGCGTGGAACCGCATCAACGCGGCCGTGCACACCGCCCCGCCGCGCCGCTGA
- a CDS encoding pyridoxamine 5'-phosphate oxidase family protein, translating to MDVKTSTDAPVTVLSDSESWDLLGSVSLGRLVTTVNGWTEIFPVNFVVQKNTVLFRTAEGTKLLTTALNEYVVFEADDHNVAEGWSVVVRGKAKLLATSTEIAEARRAALYPWIATQKERFVRITPQTVTGRRFIFGPEPDVTGLSS from the coding sequence ATGGACGTCAAGACCTCAACCGATGCCCCGGTCACCGTGCTGTCGGACAGCGAGAGCTGGGATCTGCTGGGCAGCGTGTCGCTGGGCCGGCTCGTCACCACGGTCAACGGCTGGACCGAGATTTTCCCGGTGAACTTCGTCGTGCAGAAGAACACCGTGCTGTTCCGGACCGCCGAGGGCACGAAACTGCTGACCACCGCGCTCAACGAGTACGTCGTGTTCGAGGCCGACGACCACAACGTCGCCGAAGGCTGGAGCGTGGTGGTGCGCGGCAAGGCGAAGCTGCTGGCCACCTCGACCGAGATCGCCGAGGCACGGCGTGCAGCGCTCTACCCGTGGATCGCCACCCAGAAGGAACGCTTCGTGCGGATCACGCCGCAGACGGTGACGGGCCGTCGCTTCATCTTCGGCCCCGAACCCGACGTCACCGGACTGTCGAGCTGA
- the wzm gene encoding galactan export ABC transporter permease subunit Wzm/RfbD translates to MTIMDAAAQSRTFARAWGDLVAGFGKRELWLHLGWQDIKQRYRRSVLGPFWITIATGTTAVAMGGLYSMLFKLELSEHLPYVTLGLIVWNLINASILEGADVFVANEGLIKQLPTPLSVHVYRLVWRQMLLFAHNIIIFVIIAIIYPKPWSWTDLSVIPALMLLALNCVWVALCFGILATRYRDISPLLGSLVQLLFFMTPIIWNESTLQAQGAGGWAKIVELNPLLHYLDIVRAPLLGAEQELRHWIVVLVLTVVGWGFAALAMRQYRARVAYWV, encoded by the coding sequence ATGACGATCATGGATGCCGCCGCGCAGTCCAGGACGTTCGCGCGGGCGTGGGGCGACCTGGTGGCGGGCTTCGGCAAGCGCGAGCTGTGGCTGCACCTGGGCTGGCAGGACATCAAGCAGCGCTACCGGCGGTCGGTGCTCGGCCCGTTCTGGATCACCATCGCAACCGGCACGACGGCCGTCGCGATGGGCGGGCTGTACTCGATGCTGTTCAAACTCGAACTCTCCGAGCACCTTCCGTACGTCACGCTGGGCCTGATCGTCTGGAACCTGATCAACGCGTCGATCCTCGAGGGCGCCGACGTGTTCGTCGCCAACGAGGGTCTGATCAAACAGCTTCCGACACCGCTGTCGGTGCACGTGTACCGGTTGGTGTGGCGGCAGATGCTGCTGTTCGCGCACAACATCATCATCTTCGTGATCATCGCGATCATCTATCCGAAACCGTGGAGCTGGACGGACCTCTCGGTGATCCCCGCGCTGATGCTGCTGGCACTCAACTGTGTCTGGGTGGCACTGTGTTTCGGCATCCTGGCCACCCGCTACCGCGACATCAGCCCGCTGCTGGGCAGCCTCGTGCAGCTGTTGTTCTTCATGACGCCGATCATCTGGAACGAGTCGACCCTGCAGGCCCAGGGCGCGGGCGGCTGGGCCAAGATCGTCGAACTCAACCCGCTGCTGCACTACCTCGACATCGTCCGCGCCCCGCTGCTGGGCGCCGAGCAGGAACTGCGGCACTGGATCGTGGTGCTGGTGCTCACCGTGGTCGGCTGGGGCTTCGCGGCACTGGCCATGCGCCAGTACCGCGCCCGCGTCGCATACTGGGTGTGA